The Echinicola rosea genome has a segment encoding these proteins:
- a CDS encoding 2,3,4,5-tetrahydropyridine-2,6-dicarboxylate N-succinyltransferase, whose product MELKTIIENAWENRELLKEKDVEIAIKTVIEDLDKGKIRVAEPLENGEWQVNDWVKKAVILYFPIQKMRTIEVGPFEFHDKMALKADYAKQGVRVVPHAVARYGAFLAKGVVMMPSYVNIGAYVDGGTMVDTWATVGSCAQIGKDVHLSGGVGIGGVLEPVQAAPVIIEDGAFVGSRAIIVEGVRVGKEAVIGAGVTLTASSKIIDVTGDEPKEYRGYVPPRSVVIPGSITKKFAAGEYQVPCALIIGQRKESTDRKTSLNEALRENNVAV is encoded by the coding sequence ATGGAATTAAAGACGATCATTGAAAACGCCTGGGAAAACCGGGAATTGTTAAAGGAAAAGGATGTTGAAATCGCCATCAAAACGGTCATCGAAGACCTTGACAAAGGTAAAATCCGGGTTGCCGAACCATTGGAAAATGGCGAGTGGCAGGTAAATGACTGGGTAAAGAAAGCGGTCATCCTTTATTTTCCCATTCAAAAAATGCGGACCATAGAAGTGGGACCGTTTGAATTTCATGATAAAATGGCCCTTAAAGCCGATTACGCAAAACAAGGAGTCCGTGTGGTTCCTCATGCCGTGGCCCGTTATGGCGCGTTTCTTGCAAAAGGTGTAGTGATGATGCCTTCATACGTGAACATCGGTGCATATGTGGACGGTGGCACGATGGTGGATACTTGGGCTACAGTAGGTTCATGTGCCCAGATTGGCAAAGATGTGCACCTAAGTGGTGGTGTTGGTATTGGAGGGGTATTGGAGCCGGTACAAGCTGCTCCAGTGATCATAGAGGATGGCGCATTTGTAGGATCAAGGGCGATTATCGTAGAAGGTGTACGAGTGGGCAAAGAGGCCGTTATCGGAGCCGGAGTGACACTGACAGCCAGTTCCAAAATCATTGACGTAACGGGTGACGAACCCAAAGAATACAGAGGATATGTGCCTCCAAGGTCGGTAGTGATCCCGGGATCCATTACCAAAAAGTTTGCCGCTGGAGAATATCAGGTGCCATGTGCTTTGATCATAGGTCAGCGCAAGGAATCTACAGATCGCAAAACCTCACTAAACGAGGCACTGCGTGAAAATAACGTAGCGGTCTAG
- a CDS encoding tetratricopeptide repeat protein, with amino-acid sequence MIKKSILGLCICTALFSGCGNGGTSKGDTLFNEGNYQEAIAAYSDQLATKPKNVNALYSRGRAYEELGDLESAKADFEAGYKQDDKNIKLLMALSNVYQKEGNHERSLLYAEYATALPGAPAMANFMKARALHQIGSTEEAMKEYSAAIEKDKDFGQAYYYRGVLKYATEKQRSACTDFKKAVSLNYAPAESAMEKYCK; translated from the coding sequence ATGATTAAGAAATCAATTTTGGGGCTGTGCATCTGTACAGCCCTTTTTTCGGGATGTGGAAATGGTGGAACTTCCAAAGGCGACACGCTCTTTAACGAGGGAAACTATCAAGAGGCTATTGCTGCTTATTCGGATCAACTGGCCACCAAGCCAAAAAATGTAAATGCACTGTACAGTAGGGGCCGGGCATATGAAGAGCTAGGTGACCTTGAAAGTGCCAAGGCCGATTTTGAAGCCGGATACAAGCAGGATGACAAAAATATTAAGCTTCTTATGGCACTTTCCAACGTTTATCAAAAGGAAGGTAACCACGAACGCTCACTGCTATATGCCGAATACGCTACGGCACTTCCGGGGGCGCCTGCCATGGCCAATTTCATGAAAGCCAGGGCACTTCACCAGATCGGTAGTACCGAAGAAGCGATGAAAGAATATTCTGCAGCGATCGAAAAGGACAAAGATTTTGGTCAAGCATACTACTATCGCGGAGTACTTAAATATGCGACCGAAAAACAACGCAGTGCCTGTACGGACTTCAAAAAAGCCGTATCGCTTAATTATGCACCAGCCGAATCGGCCATGGAAAAATACTGTAAGTAA
- a CDS encoding metal ABC transporter permease — protein MEEFIYFFSFQDPNVLMVVTGIVLLSVSAAMVGTFTFLDKKALVGDAISHAVLPGVCLAFMLSGSKNPYWIVSGAFVTGALSTYTITWVSNATKLKEDTVIASVLSIFFGVGIVMMTQLQQSGNASLSGLDHFIFGNAISIVGQDLWVYGFLALAIIMVILFFYKEFQLMVFNRSFADSIGLPVKRLEFLFNSLMVMAVVTGIQAIGVVLMAALLITPAAAAKFWTNRLSLMLLIAVIFSVISGIVGAYISFVLPHMPTGPWVVMVLSLIAFLSFFFSTKKGILTKWIAKRNYQRKIHRDHILKALFAANEQGKDGLSCGEIYANFPGKSFRTQYAIKKLGNEGYLSDNQSNISLTEKGIKEAGRIVRLHRLWELYMTEYMNIAPDHVHDSAEKLEHIITPELERQLDKNLNYPQEDPHQSIIPRDKDQS, from the coding sequence ATGGAGGAATTCATCTATTTCTTTTCTTTTCAGGATCCCAACGTCCTCATGGTCGTCACAGGAATTGTTTTGCTTTCCGTGAGTGCTGCGATGGTGGGAACATTTACCTTTTTGGACAAAAAGGCACTGGTGGGAGATGCCATTTCACATGCCGTGTTGCCGGGGGTTTGTTTGGCCTTTATGCTTTCGGGCAGCAAGAATCCCTATTGGATCGTTTCCGGGGCATTCGTTACGGGTGCTTTGTCCACTTATACCATTACTTGGGTATCCAACGCCACCAAACTCAAGGAAGATACCGTCATCGCTTCGGTGTTGTCGATATTCTTTGGTGTGGGGATCGTGATGATGACCCAGCTCCAGCAAAGCGGAAATGCTTCCCTTTCAGGCTTGGATCATTTTATCTTTGGCAATGCGATTTCCATTGTCGGCCAAGACTTGTGGGTCTATGGCTTTTTGGCATTGGCCATCATCATGGTCATCTTGTTTTTTTATAAGGAATTCCAACTAATGGTTTTCAACCGTTCTTTTGCAGATAGTATTGGACTCCCGGTCAAGCGACTTGAATTTTTGTTTAATTCACTAATGGTGATGGCAGTGGTTACCGGTATTCAGGCCATTGGTGTCGTGCTTATGGCTGCCTTGCTGATCACTCCTGCTGCTGCCGCAAAATTTTGGACCAACCGTTTAAGCCTGATGTTGTTGATCGCAGTAATTTTTTCAGTGATCTCAGGAATTGTAGGAGCCTATATTTCATTTGTGCTACCCCACATGCCCACAGGTCCATGGGTGGTCATGGTACTTTCCCTAATCGCCTTTTTGTCCTTCTTCTTTTCTACCAAAAAAGGCATTCTGACCAAGTGGATTGCCAAGAGAAATTACCAGCGCAAGATCCACCGTGATCATATTCTTAAAGCCCTTTTTGCCGCTAATGAACAAGGCAAGGATGGCCTATCTTGTGGTGAAATTTATGCTAATTTTCCCGGAAAAAGCTTCCGGACACAATACGCCATAAAAAAGTTGGGTAATGAAGGTTATTTATCTGATAATCAATCTAATATATCGCTTACAGAAAAAGGGATCAAAGAAGCAGGAAGGATTGTCAGGCTTCACAGGCTTTGGGAGTTATACATGACCGAGTATATGAATATAGCCCCTGACCATGTGCACGACAGTGCCGAAAAACTGGAACATATCATTACCCCAGAACTGGAAAGGCAATTGGACAAAAACCTGAACTATCCACAAGAAGATCCACATCAATCCATTATTCCACGAGACAAAGATCAATCATGA
- a CDS encoding SLC13 family permease has translation MNNLLWKRSGLVLGPLAFILVILFYRPDGLSQEALAVMALAIWMAIWWILEAIPIAATALLPLLVLPLTGALPMDDTAAPYADPKVLLYMGGFMIAVTIEKWNLHKRIALSIISLIGTDMRFIVLGFMLATALLSMWISNTATSLMMLPIAVAVVHQLAEGITNDKVSDTMIGQALMLGIAYSASIGGLATIIGTPTNIVFVGIVKELYGIEIGFAEWMMVGLPISIGLLGICWWYLVSIAYPFPKNMALAGGKAEIQRQLTALGTISKPEIRVLIVFMLVSFCWISRVFLLQDLLPFLNDTIIALAGVIALFMIPAARGKKRLLDWKTAENIPWGILLLFGGGLSLAAGFKETGLAAWLGGHFEALQGIHFLFFILIIVASVNFLTEITSNVATASMLLPILGAVALALGVHPYGLMVAATMAASCAFMLPVATPPNAVVFGSGYLTIPAMAKAGLWMNILSIFFITLFVYYIMPFLWGIDLKAYPF, from the coding sequence ATGAACAATTTGCTATGGAAGCGTTCTGGCTTAGTGCTGGGGCCATTGGCTTTTATATTAGTTATCCTTTTTTACCGTCCTGATGGATTGTCGCAGGAAGCTTTGGCCGTTATGGCCCTCGCCATATGGATGGCGATTTGGTGGATTTTGGAAGCTATTCCCATTGCAGCAACCGCGCTCCTGCCGTTGTTGGTGTTGCCATTGACCGGAGCGCTACCTATGGATGATACTGCCGCTCCTTATGCCGACCCGAAGGTATTGCTTTATATGGGTGGCTTTATGATCGCGGTGACCATAGAAAAATGGAACCTTCACAAGCGCATTGCGCTTTCTATCATCAGCCTCATTGGGACGGATATGCGATTTATAGTGTTGGGGTTTATGCTGGCCACTGCCCTCTTGTCCATGTGGATTTCCAACACAGCGACGAGCCTTATGATGCTGCCCATTGCTGTTGCGGTGGTCCACCAACTGGCTGAAGGCATTACAAACGATAAAGTTTCGGATACAATGATCGGTCAGGCCTTGATGTTGGGTATTGCCTATAGTGCTTCCATTGGTGGATTGGCTACCATCATTGGCACGCCCACAAATATTGTATTTGTCGGGATCGTCAAAGAACTTTATGGGATTGAAATTGGCTTTGCCGAATGGATGATGGTCGGCCTTCCTATTTCCATAGGCCTTTTGGGGATTTGCTGGTGGTATTTGGTGAGCATAGCTTATCCTTTTCCTAAAAATATGGCCCTGGCCGGAGGAAAAGCTGAAATTCAACGTCAACTGACCGCCTTGGGAACAATAAGTAAGCCCGAAATACGGGTCTTAATCGTCTTTATGTTGGTTAGTTTTTGCTGGATCAGCCGGGTCTTTTTGTTGCAGGACCTTCTCCCCTTTTTAAATGATACCATTATTGCACTTGCTGGCGTTATTGCTTTGTTTATGATTCCCGCTGCAAGAGGGAAAAAGCGTTTGTTGGATTGGAAGACGGCTGAAAATATCCCATGGGGCATTTTATTGCTTTTTGGAGGCGGACTCTCGCTTGCTGCAGGCTTTAAGGAAACTGGTTTGGCTGCTTGGCTGGGCGGCCATTTTGAAGCACTGCAAGGTATCCATTTCTTGTTCTTTATCCTGATCATCGTCGCTTCCGTCAATTTTCTCACCGAAATCACTTCCAATGTGGCCACTGCCTCCATGCTACTTCCGATTTTAGGAGCCGTGGCGTTGGCCTTAGGTGTTCATCCTTATGGGCTGATGGTAGCCGCCACGATGGCCGCAAGCTGTGCCTTTATGCTTCCCGTGGCCACGCCTCCCAATGCAGTGGTGTTTGGCTCTGGCTATTTGACCATTCCTGCCATGGCCAAAGCGGGGCTTTGGATGAATATTCTTTCCATCTTTTTCATTACTTTATTTGTTTATTACATCATGCCATTTTTGTGGGGAATTGACTTAAAGGCGTACCCTTTTTAA
- a CDS encoding metal ABC transporter permease, producing the protein MSFDPNAFLIILTGSMIAISCGVLGVFLMLRKMAMTGDAISHAVLPGIVIAFLVSGSRHGLTMVIGAGLVGIIATVFIEYLSNKVKLQSDASIGITFTSLFAIGIIMITFLANEIDLDQDCVLYGEIAYVPIDLWITGAGKIMGPRVTYLSLVNMALVIGFIALFFKELKISTFDKEFAATIGLSTVGVNYGLMGMVSYTTVSSFEAVGAILVVALMVVPPATAYLWTKNLYRLIQLTIIMGIVISFLGYYLAYFLNSSIAGAMATVAGFFFFTTVILKHKQLPGIRKKIETIGQKA; encoded by the coding sequence ATGAGTTTTGACCCTAATGCATTTCTTATTATTCTGACTGGATCCATGATAGCCATTTCATGTGGGGTGCTAGGTGTGTTTCTGATGCTCCGCAAAATGGCCATGACAGGAGACGCTATTTCCCATGCCGTACTGCCTGGAATCGTCATTGCTTTTTTAGTATCGGGCAGCAGGCATGGGTTGACGATGGTCATTGGTGCCGGATTGGTGGGGATCATAGCGACTGTCTTTATCGAATACCTGAGCAATAAGGTGAAATTACAATCAGACGCATCGATTGGTATTACCTTTACTTCACTTTTTGCGATCGGCATCATCATGATCACTTTTTTGGCAAATGAGATTGACCTTGACCAGGACTGTGTGCTGTATGGTGAGATTGCTTATGTGCCCATTGATTTGTGGATTACTGGTGCCGGTAAAATTATGGGGCCAAGGGTCACCTATCTTTCCCTGGTCAACATGGCTTTGGTAATTGGGTTTATTGCATTGTTTTTCAAAGAGTTAAAGATCAGCACCTTTGATAAAGAATTCGCCGCTACGATTGGCTTAAGTACAGTTGGGGTGAATTATGGCTTGATGGGCATGGTGTCTTATACGACGGTCAGTTCTTTTGAGGCAGTGGGTGCTATTTTGGTGGTCGCACTGATGGTAGTGCCGCCTGCCACGGCATATCTATGGACTAAAAACCTCTATAGACTGATACAATTGACCATAATCATGGGGATTGTTATTTCCTTCTTGGGCTATTACTTAGCTTACTTCCTGAACAGTTCCATCGCTGGGGCCATGGCCACTGTAGCGGGTTTTTTCTTTTTTACCACAGTCATCCTGAAGCACAAGCAGCTTCCAGGAATCAGGAAAAAAATAGAAACCATTGGACAGAAGGCCTAA
- a CDS encoding phytanoyl-CoA dioxygenase family protein: protein MAANKYALIRYITIDKCLKDRQRKWTLKDLIAACSEAICHFDGVDKGVSKRTIQMDLQHMRSEESGYNAPIVVSEKKFYSYEDPAFSITHIPLTAHDQAKLTELVETLKQYQDFTFFKRLSGLVEELENGIAAINNPEPSSTVLDRDKMQAAVTDEQPSSPLNRQRLTALDWKLHERGSYVFPQIYAQKEIKMITGLIVEHQKKTSSNRPSSLTKSLFQEIPELSRLIFNEHLTTILNAVDIDLFVTKVALIDSQSNLNVRWHQDTTIDVKHKAQLPGFADWRESAGYFKVCPPSQILKNGLIVRIHLEEAFEEKGAMEVFPGTHQEKKTNDQIQLMASKRLPTIVEVDAGGVHLMHPLLVHRSPKQSPKDKTKVIQLILHSLNLPNGLTWAEKHEIGIELR from the coding sequence ATGGCAGCAAATAAATATGCCTTAATACGTTATATAACCATTGACAAATGCCTAAAGGACAGGCAACGAAAGTGGACGTTAAAGGACCTGATCGCCGCTTGTTCTGAGGCAATATGTCATTTCGATGGTGTGGACAAAGGAGTAAGCAAAAGGACCATTCAAATGGACCTGCAGCACATGCGCAGTGAGGAATCAGGGTATAACGCTCCTATCGTGGTCTCAGAAAAGAAGTTTTATAGCTATGAAGACCCTGCTTTTTCGATAACTCACATCCCTCTAACTGCCCATGATCAAGCTAAACTGACAGAGTTAGTGGAAACGCTTAAACAATATCAGGATTTCACTTTTTTCAAACGGTTAAGTGGATTGGTCGAGGAACTGGAAAATGGAATTGCAGCGATAAATAATCCCGAGCCTTCTTCTACAGTACTTGACAGGGATAAAATGCAGGCAGCCGTTACGGATGAGCAGCCTTCGTCTCCACTCAATAGGCAGCGATTGACTGCACTGGATTGGAAATTACATGAGAGAGGTTCCTATGTTTTTCCCCAAATTTATGCTCAGAAAGAAATCAAGATGATCACTGGCCTGATCGTGGAGCATCAAAAGAAAACCTCCTCCAATCGTCCGTCTTCATTGACCAAATCTCTATTTCAAGAAATACCTGAACTCTCACGGTTGATATTCAATGAACATTTAACCACAATCCTAAATGCAGTGGATATTGATCTTTTTGTGACCAAAGTAGCTCTTATTGACTCCCAAAGCAATTTAAACGTACGTTGGCACCAGGACACCACCATCGATGTAAAACACAAAGCGCAATTGCCCGGATTTGCTGATTGGCGTGAATCAGCCGGTTATTTCAAGGTCTGTCCTCCGTCCCAGATATTGAAAAACGGACTGATCGTGAGGATCCATTTAGAGGAAGCGTTTGAGGAAAAGGGTGCCATGGAAGTATTTCCAGGGACACACCAAGAAAAGAAGACTAATGACCAAATCCAGTTGATGGCTTCCAAACGACTGCCAACCATCGTGGAAGTCGATGCAGGTGGCGTTCACTTAATGCATCCCTTATTGGTACACCGCTCTCCAAAACAGTCCCCTAAAGATAAGACCAAAGTTATCCAACTAATACTCCACTCCCTAAACCTCCCCAATGGTCTTACGTGGGCCGAAAAACATGAAATTGGAATTGAACTCAGATAA
- a CDS encoding glycosyltransferase family protein: MKKTNIVIASVLKPLTDSRAFYKLAISLRETNKYHINIIGFLEKNPPKLENIEFISIFGKDRLHPARLLVPFRFFSRLCRIRPKLVIVTTYELLLPALLLKPFIGFRLIYDLQENYAKNILHNHTVSRWIRYPAAGYVQLVEKIARPFVDHYFMAERCYPLEFPRIHNYSVLENKYYKSAEDSPPFYLPKSGIKFILTGTLAKAYGTDIGIQWFNRIKAHFPDAQLLIVGYAPVADFRSKIRELSADSPGIDLRISDRPVHQQMIFSAMKEADVLLLPYQPLPSIWSKIPSKMYEALAMKIPMIIPENPLWTALISPYPAGTALDFSFPSLEQLQSLIDRQQFTRPVGEEVTWESEKGKLLRLVENLTS, translated from the coding sequence ATGAAAAAAACCAACATTGTCATCGCTTCCGTATTAAAGCCGCTTACCGATAGCAGGGCTTTTTACAAGCTGGCAATTTCACTTCGTGAAACAAATAAATACCACATTAACATCATAGGATTTTTAGAAAAAAATCCGCCAAAACTGGAAAATATTGAATTTATCTCAATCTTCGGAAAGGACAGGTTGCACCCTGCTCGGCTTTTAGTGCCTTTTCGTTTTTTTTCCCGGCTATGCCGCATACGACCAAAGTTGGTAATCGTCACCACGTATGAGTTGCTCTTGCCTGCACTGCTGCTGAAGCCTTTTATAGGATTTCGATTAATCTATGATTTGCAGGAAAATTACGCCAAAAACATCCTTCATAACCATACCGTAAGCCGATGGATCCGATACCCAGCGGCGGGGTATGTACAGCTTGTGGAAAAAATCGCCAGGCCATTCGTGGACCATTATTTTATGGCCGAGAGGTGTTATCCCTTGGAATTTCCCCGTATTCATAATTATTCGGTTTTGGAAAACAAGTACTATAAAAGTGCGGAGGACAGCCCCCCTTTTTATCTTCCTAAGTCCGGAATTAAATTTATCTTAACAGGAACACTTGCCAAGGCATATGGCACCGATATCGGCATCCAATGGTTCAACCGTATAAAGGCACACTTTCCTGATGCACAATTGCTCATCGTGGGCTATGCTCCGGTGGCTGACTTCAGGTCAAAGATCAGGGAGCTTTCTGCGGACTCACCTGGTATTGACCTCCGGATTAGTGATCGCCCCGTCCATCAACAAATGATATTTTCTGCTATGAAAGAGGCTGATGTGCTACTTTTGCCTTATCAACCTCTTCCCAGTATTTGGTCCAAGATCCCTTCCAAGATGTATGAAGCTTTGGCCATGAAAATTCCTATGATCATTCCAGAAAATCCCTTATGGACAGCTCTGATATCACCTTATCCTGCGGGCACTGCATTGGACTTTTCATTCCCCAGTCTGGAGCAGCTTCAGTCCTTGATCGATCGACAGCAATTTACCCGGCCAGTTGGTGAAGAGGTCACCTGGGAAAGCGAAAAGGGAAAGTTGCTGCGGCTTGTGGAAAACCTGACGAGCTAA
- a CDS encoding metal ABC transporter solute-binding protein, Zn/Mn family yields MRTRFWLFVGLALLSSCKFENGEDRGKFRITATTNIMADGVRALVGDSAVVTPIMAVGVDPHLYKASQRDLDLLFEADLVVYHGLHLEGKMVEVLHKFSRTHPVVNVGATLPPTLLIASPDYANTVDPHIWFDVHLWSIAMRNLKDEIIKRKPAWKSYVNANWAKFKAQLDELDQYSTQKIKSITNQGQVLITAHDAFSYFGKAYQIEVKGLQGLSTLSEPGLNDVSSLVSFIIEKDIKAIFVEQSISPRAIKAVVEGCKRKGHQVTLAGPLYTDSLGDPNGPAGTYVGMVKTNVDEIVNNLNQHDTTNRASGS; encoded by the coding sequence ATGAGGACACGGTTTTGGCTTTTCGTCGGTCTCGCTTTGCTAAGTAGTTGTAAATTTGAAAATGGCGAGGACAGGGGCAAGTTTCGCATTACTGCCACCACCAATATCATGGCCGATGGCGTGAGGGCACTGGTCGGTGACAGTGCTGTCGTGACCCCGATCATGGCAGTTGGCGTAGATCCGCACCTATACAAAGCCTCCCAGCGAGATCTGGACTTGTTGTTTGAAGCCGATTTGGTGGTTTATCATGGCTTGCACCTAGAAGGCAAAATGGTAGAAGTGCTGCATAAATTTTCCCGGACACATCCTGTCGTCAATGTAGGGGCAACGCTCCCCCCTACTCTATTGATTGCAAGTCCGGATTATGCTAATACTGTGGATCCCCACATTTGGTTTGATGTGCACCTTTGGAGCATTGCCATGCGCAATCTAAAGGATGAAATCATAAAGAGAAAACCAGCGTGGAAATCTTATGTCAATGCGAACTGGGCAAAGTTCAAGGCCCAACTTGATGAGCTTGACCAATATAGCACTCAAAAGATCAAATCCATCACCAATCAAGGACAGGTGCTGATCACTGCACACGATGCCTTTTCTTACTTTGGGAAGGCCTACCAAATTGAGGTGAAAGGGCTCCAAGGACTTTCCACTCTGAGTGAACCGGGACTGAACGACGTATCCAGTTTAGTCAGTTTTATTATAGAAAAAGATATCAAAGCCATATTTGTAGAGCAATCCATTTCTCCTCGGGCCATTAAAGCGGTGGTGGAAGGATGTAAGCGGAAAGGACATCAAGTAACACTTGCAGGTCCATTATACACCGATAGCCTAGGAGACCCCAACGGCCCTGCGGGGACCTATGTGGGCATGGTAAAGACCAATGTGGATGAGATTGTAAATAACCTGAACCAGCATGATACAACAAATAGAGCATCCGGTAGTTGA
- a CDS encoding metal ABC transporter ATP-binding protein, which produces MIQQIEHPVVEVHDLMVSYGQNPVLWNIDLTLPSGALIGILGPNGAGKSTLIKAIMGLVEANSGYSRLFDQELNKVRNRVSYVPQRESVDWDFPASALDIVMMGTYHHLGLFKRPGKKEKELALECLDKVNMKAFAKRQISELSGGQQQRVFIARALAQQADIYFMDEPFAGVDMSTEKALVELFREMAGSGKTVIVVHHDIYSAGTYFDWLIMLNMHLVASGPTKEVLTEELLTKTYGGKLSTLTDIGEVIKKSDFNPLKS; this is translated from the coding sequence ATGATACAACAAATAGAGCATCCGGTAGTTGAGGTACATGACCTGATGGTCAGTTATGGTCAAAATCCTGTACTATGGAACATCGACCTTACCTTGCCATCAGGCGCCCTGATTGGGATCCTAGGTCCCAATGGTGCCGGAAAATCAACACTTATCAAAGCCATCATGGGGCTTGTCGAAGCCAATAGCGGTTACTCGAGATTGTTTGACCAGGAGTTAAACAAAGTCAGAAACAGGGTAAGTTATGTCCCTCAGCGTGAGTCCGTAGATTGGGACTTTCCTGCCTCTGCTTTGGACATTGTCATGATGGGGACCTATCACCATTTGGGATTGTTCAAAAGGCCTGGAAAGAAGGAGAAGGAACTTGCCTTGGAGTGTTTGGACAAAGTAAACATGAAGGCATTCGCCAAGCGGCAGATCAGTGAGCTATCCGGTGGCCAACAACAGCGGGTATTTATCGCTCGGGCTTTGGCACAGCAAGCGGATATTTATTTTATGGATGAGCCATTTGCCGGTGTGGACATGAGCACGGAAAAAGCCCTGGTGGAGCTGTTCAGGGAAATGGCTGGCAGTGGTAAAACAGTAATCGTCGTCCACCATGACATCTACTCAGCCGGCACCTATTTCGACTGGCTTATCATGCTCAATATGCACTTGGTAGCCTCTGGCCCCACCAAGGAAGTGCTTACCGAGGAGCTACTGACCAAAACCTATGGTGGTAAGTTATCCACACTTACCGATATTGGAGAAGTGATCAAAAAAAGTGATTTCAACCCTTTAAAGAGCTGA
- a CDS encoding metal-dependent transcriptional regulator → MPSLTYAEENYLKAIYHLSDDGKHNVSTNDLSKEMKTKPASVSDMLRRLSDKAVINYRKYYGVTITEEGKKSALQIIRKHRLWEVFLVEKLMFSWDEVHEVAEELEHIKSNLLIQRLDDFLGNPKYDPHGDPIPDEYGDVKARPRMPLNELQMNDGGQIVAVKDSSAAFLRYLDKVGAYIGARIKILDKVEFDGSLEILVDNKKTLFMSKDVAANILIIQTS, encoded by the coding sequence ATGCCATCATTGACCTACGCAGAAGAGAATTACCTAAAAGCCATCTATCACTTATCGGATGATGGTAAGCACAATGTGTCCACCAACGACCTCTCCAAAGAGATGAAGACGAAGCCCGCTTCGGTAAGTGATATGCTCAGGAGGTTGTCCGATAAGGCGGTGATCAACTATCGGAAATATTATGGGGTGACCATCACTGAGGAAGGCAAAAAGTCAGCATTACAGATTATTCGCAAGCACCGCCTCTGGGAGGTGTTCTTGGTGGAGAAACTGATGTTTAGCTGGGATGAAGTCCACGAGGTAGCCGAGGAGTTGGAGCACATTAAGTCCAACCTGCTGATCCAGCGCTTGGATGATTTCTTGGGCAATCCAAAATATGACCCTCATGGTGATCCTATTCCAGATGAATACGGCGATGTAAAAGCACGTCCTCGAATGCCATTGAACGAACTTCAAATGAATGATGGTGGACAGATCGTAGCGGTCAAGGATAGCAGTGCGGCTTTTCTCCGGTATTTGGATAAAGTAGGTGCTTATATCGGTGCCCGGATCAAGATTCTCGACAAAGTGGAATTTGATGGCTCATTGGAAATATTAGTGGACAATAAAAAGACCTTATTTATGTCAAAAGACGTAGCTGCAAACATCTTAATCATTCAGACTTCATGA